A part of Agromyces protaetiae genomic DNA contains:
- a CDS encoding siderophore-interacting protein, translated as MPFTLARQPRDLVFRPARLADRTTLAPHYVRVRLEGDALRGFGSLGSDDHIRVFFPDPAAAARDGGAPLDADALRAFPSREYTPLAWDADAGVLELEFVVHGDAGVAGRWAADAPLGSTVGVGGPRGSMVLDGEPAGWFLAGDETALPAIRRFLAQFAQGADSAPRGLVLVEVPDASHEPPLEAPAGTELRWVHRGSAPAGEALAAALDALGPADRPAPRHPPPTSSRSSPPRPPS; from the coding sequence ATGCCGTTCACGCTTGCGCGCCAGCCGCGCGACCTCGTCTTCCGTCCGGCACGCCTCGCCGACCGCACCACCCTCGCCCCGCACTACGTGCGCGTGCGGCTCGAGGGCGACGCCCTCCGCGGGTTCGGCTCGCTCGGAAGCGACGACCACATCCGGGTGTTCTTCCCCGACCCCGCGGCCGCCGCCCGCGACGGAGGGGCCCCACTCGACGCCGACGCGCTCCGCGCCTTCCCGAGCCGCGAGTACACGCCGCTCGCGTGGGACGCCGACGCGGGAGTGCTCGAACTCGAGTTCGTCGTGCACGGCGACGCCGGCGTCGCGGGCCGCTGGGCGGCCGACGCCCCGCTCGGCAGCACCGTCGGCGTCGGCGGGCCGCGCGGCTCGATGGTGCTCGACGGCGAGCCCGCCGGATGGTTCCTCGCGGGCGACGAGACGGCGCTGCCCGCGATCCGCCGGTTCCTGGCGCAGTTCGCGCAGGGCGCCGACAGCGCGCCGCGCGGTCTCGTGCTCGTCGAGGTTCCGGATGCCTCGCACGAGCCGCCGCTCGAGGCGCCCGCCGGTACCGAGCTCAGGTGGGTGCACCGCGGCAGCGCCCCCGCGGGCGAAGCCCTCGCCGCCGCACTCGACGCACTCGGCCCCGCGGATCGTCCGGCCCCGAGGCATCCGCCGCCGACGTCTTCGCGTTCGTCGCCGCCGAGACCGCCGTCGTGA
- a CDS encoding rhodanese-related sulfurtransferase, translating into MPLAKILLYYVFTPLADPEAIRLWQRDLAESLGLRGRLLISKDGLNGTLGGEMSALKRYVRKTREYAPFKHTDFKWSEGTGLDESGRSVDFPKLSVKVRDEIVSFGAPGELVVDAAGVVGGGTRLTPDALHELVAARGDEVVFFDGRNALEASIGHFTNAIVPPTDTTRDFVDLLDSGAYDDLKGRPVVTYCTGGIRCEVLSSLMASRGFGEVYQLEGGIVRYGERYGDEGLWEGSLYVFDGRGSVDFGDHTAVIGSCVACGAATKRTANCPDASCRIQSVVCESCDAVPCGAHSLT; encoded by the coding sequence GTGCCGCTCGCGAAGATCCTGCTCTACTACGTGTTCACGCCGCTCGCCGACCCCGAGGCGATCCGGCTGTGGCAGCGCGACCTCGCGGAGTCGCTCGGGTTGCGCGGACGGCTGCTCATCTCGAAGGACGGCCTGAACGGCACGCTCGGCGGCGAGATGTCGGCGCTCAAACGGTACGTGCGGAAGACGCGTGAGTACGCCCCCTTCAAGCACACCGACTTCAAGTGGAGCGAGGGCACGGGCCTCGACGAGTCCGGCCGGAGCGTCGACTTCCCGAAGCTCAGCGTCAAGGTGCGCGACGAGATCGTGAGCTTCGGTGCGCCCGGCGAGCTCGTCGTCGACGCGGCGGGCGTCGTCGGGGGCGGCACGCGGCTCACCCCCGACGCGCTGCACGAACTCGTCGCCGCACGGGGCGACGAGGTGGTGTTCTTCGACGGACGGAATGCGCTCGAGGCATCCATCGGGCACTTCACGAACGCGATCGTGCCGCCCACGGACACGACGCGCGACTTCGTCGACCTGCTCGATTCAGGCGCGTACGACGACCTCAAGGGTCGCCCGGTCGTGACGTACTGCACGGGCGGCATCCGCTGCGAGGTGCTGTCGAGCCTCATGGCGAGCCGCGGCTTCGGCGAGGTCTACCAGCTCGAGGGCGGCATCGTCCGCTACGGCGAGCGCTACGGCGACGAGGGCCTGTGGGAGGGCTCGCTGTACGTGTTCGACGGGCGCGGCTCGGTCGACTTCGGCGATCACACGGCGGTCATCGGGTCGTGCGTCGCGTGCGGCGCCGCGACGAAGCGCACCGCGAACTGCCCGGATGCCTCGTGCCGCATCCAGTCCGTCGTGTGCGAGTCGTGCGACGCGGTGCCGTGCGGGGCGCACTCGCTCACCTGA
- a CDS encoding LysE family translocator, whose protein sequence is MVPLANLGAFIAASVVLIVIPGPSVLFVIGRSLALGRLGGLLSVLGNAIGMIPLVAAVALGVGALVAQSVVVFTIVKFAGAAYLVYLGIQAIRHRADASAAVSGARTVTRSHWKQLAEGFVVGVTNPKTIAFFVAVLPQFVSLRAGAVPVQLFELGVVFIALALVCDSVWALAASGARDWFARSPKRAEGLAATGGVMMIGLGGVLALTGNTH, encoded by the coding sequence ATGGTGCCGCTCGCGAATCTCGGGGCTTTCATCGCCGCCTCGGTCGTGCTCATCGTCATCCCGGGGCCGAGCGTGCTGTTCGTCATCGGGCGCTCGCTCGCGCTCGGCCGTCTCGGCGGGCTGCTGTCGGTGCTCGGCAACGCGATCGGCATGATCCCGCTCGTCGCAGCCGTCGCGCTCGGCGTCGGCGCGCTCGTGGCGCAGTCGGTCGTCGTCTTCACGATCGTGAAGTTCGCGGGCGCCGCCTATCTCGTGTACCTCGGCATCCAGGCGATCCGGCATCGGGCGGATGCCTCGGCCGCCGTCTCGGGCGCCCGCACTGTCACCCGCTCGCACTGGAAACAGCTCGCAGAAGGCTTCGTCGTGGGCGTCACGAACCCCAAGACGATCGCGTTCTTCGTCGCCGTGCTGCCGCAGTTCGTGTCGCTCCGAGCGGGCGCGGTGCCCGTGCAACTGTTCGAACTCGGGGTCGTGTTCATCGCGCTCGCGCTCGTGTGCGACTCGGTGTGGGCGCTCGCGGCGAGCGGCGCGCGCGACTGGTTCGCGCGCTCGCCCAAGCGGGCCGAAGGCCTCGCCGCGACGGGCGGGGTCATGATGATCGGGCTCGGCGGGGTGCTCGCGCTGACCGGGAACACGCACTGA
- the sufU gene encoding Fe-S cluster assembly sulfur transfer protein SufU, with protein sequence MSNLENLYQEIIVDHSRARHGEGTLEGPHFSHHELNPTCGDEITVRVRLDASGERVEALAWEGQGCSISMASASVLSDLVAGASVDDALALAGAFREMLRSKGEGEPDEDLLGDAIAFHGVSKYVMRVKCAMLSWVALEAAVGQARAAR encoded by the coding sequence GTGAGCAACCTCGAGAACCTGTATCAAGAGATCATCGTCGACCACTCGCGGGCCCGGCACGGCGAGGGCACGCTCGAGGGCCCGCACTTCTCGCACCACGAGTTGAACCCGACGTGCGGCGACGAGATCACCGTGCGCGTGCGGCTCGACGCCTCCGGCGAGCGCGTCGAAGCCCTCGCGTGGGAAGGTCAGGGCTGCAGCATCTCGATGGCGTCGGCGTCGGTGCTCTCCGACCTCGTCGCCGGCGCGAGCGTCGACGACGCGCTCGCCCTCGCGGGCGCGTTCCGCGAGATGCTGCGGTCGAAGGGCGAGGGCGAGCCCGACGAAGACCTGCTGGGCGACGCGATCGCGTTCCACGGGGTCTCGAAGTACGTCATGCGAGTCAAGTGCGCGATGCTCTCGTGGGTCGCGCTCGAAGCGGCCGTCGGCCAGGCGCGCGCAGCGCGCTGA
- a CDS encoding winged helix DNA-binding domain-containing protein, with the protein MEFDELRSRRLFAHGLRGPVTAGGADVSKKADVAVSDVAVSDVSGPDAPGRVPSGPASSPAELVRRAVAVQSQEYLPAQWGLAQRLPIEQRPDATSVNSALDRGEILRTHVLRPTWHFLHPADARWVIGLSAERVHRQNGGMYRRGGIEGDLAVRGLDVIATTVAERHSTRPELHAALEASGIALSGLELGLLVMYAELERVIVSGASAGKQRTYAPFDERVPAAPERDRGDALAELAERFLLTRSPATPRDFATWSGFTVGDARQAFADARDRSGGRIEPLRASPGNGADADALWHDASVSAEWTTRRTDADAGTTGAGGGRVDLLQAYDEYIMGYGAPRAFLQSPLHARNPIVSEFPLHALMIDGAMAGRWAHTVQARRASVRIVPWRRFTAAEARSRDAAIAEVARFLGVPVTVEIERVSRA; encoded by the coding sequence GTGGAGTTCGACGAGCTCCGCTCCCGGCGGCTGTTCGCGCACGGGTTGCGCGGTCCGGTCACGGCGGGCGGTGCGGATGTCTCGAAGAAGGCGGATGTCGCGGTGTCGGATGTCGCGGTGTCGGATGTCTCGGGGCCGGATGCCCCGGGTCGGGTGCCCTCGGGTCCGGCCTCCTCGCCCGCCGAGCTCGTCCGCCGCGCCGTCGCGGTGCAATCGCAGGAGTACCTGCCCGCCCAGTGGGGCCTCGCGCAGCGCCTGCCGATCGAGCAGCGCCCAGATGCGACATCCGTCAACTCCGCACTCGACCGCGGCGAGATCCTGCGCACGCACGTGCTGCGACCGACCTGGCACTTCCTCCACCCCGCCGATGCCCGATGGGTGATCGGCCTCTCGGCGGAGCGCGTGCACCGGCAGAACGGCGGGATGTACCGGCGCGGCGGCATCGAAGGCGATCTCGCCGTACGGGGCCTCGACGTGATCGCCACGACGGTCGCCGAACGCCACTCGACCCGCCCCGAGCTGCACGCAGCGCTCGAGGCATCCGGCATCGCCCTTTCGGGCCTCGAACTCGGACTCCTCGTCATGTACGCCGAGCTCGAACGGGTGATCGTCTCGGGCGCCTCGGCGGGCAAACAGCGCACCTACGCGCCGTTCGACGAGCGCGTGCCCGCCGCACCCGAGCGCGACCGTGGCGACGCTCTCGCCGAACTCGCCGAGCGGTTCCTGCTCACCCGTTCCCCCGCGACGCCGCGCGACTTCGCGACCTGGTCGGGCTTCACCGTCGGCGACGCGCGACAGGCTTTCGCCGATGCGCGCGACCGCTCGGGCGGGCGCATCGAACCGCTCCGGGCATCGCCCGGGAACGGCGCCGACGCCGACGCGTTGTGGCACGACGCATCCGTCTCCGCCGAGTGGACCACCCGGCGAACCGACGCCGACGCCGGAACGACAGGTGCCGGAGGAGGCCGCGTCGACCTCCTGCAGGCGTACGACGAATACATCATGGGCTACGGCGCTCCGCGCGCGTTCCTGCAATCGCCGCTGCACGCGAGGAACCCGATCGTCAGCGAGTTCCCGCTGCATGCGCTCATGATCGACGGCGCCATGGCCGGGCGCTGGGCGCACACCGTGCAGGCCAGACGCGCGAGCGTGCGCATCGTGCCGTGGCGCCGGTTCACCGCCGCCGAAGCGCGCTCGCGCGACGCCGCGATCGCCGAGGTCGCGCGGTTCCTCGGCGTGCCCGTGACGGTCGAAATCGAGCGGGTCTCACGAGCGTAG
- a CDS encoding cysteine desulfurase-like protein, with product MSYDVARIRLDFPSLRSGWAHFDGPGGTQTPGSVAAAIGATLIGPLSNRGTSSDSERNAETAVEGFRLAMADLVAGDPRGIVHGRSATQLIYDFSRHLSKQWKPGDEVLVTRLDHDSNVRPWIQAAEHVGAVARFVDFDPATGELDPAAFAAALTDRTRLVAVTAASNLIGTMPDVRAIADLAHAAGALVFVDGVHFTAHELPDVQALGADFFVCSPYKFLGPHCGVLAASPALLETVRPDKLLPATDVVPERFEFGTLPYETLAGVTAAVDHLAGLAEATGSRRERLDASYRALHDHEAALRARIDDALARLPEVTVHSRAARRTPTILMTFAGREAADVSAALATQKILAPSHNFYALEASRHLGLGEAGGLRVGLAPYTDDSDVERLIEALEGALA from the coding sequence ATGTCGTACGACGTCGCGCGCATCCGGCTCGATTTCCCGTCGCTGCGCTCGGGGTGGGCGCACTTCGACGGACCGGGCGGCACGCAGACGCCTGGCTCGGTCGCGGCGGCGATCGGGGCGACGCTCATCGGGCCGCTCTCGAATCGCGGCACGTCGAGCGACTCCGAACGCAACGCCGAGACGGCCGTAGAGGGGTTCCGCCTCGCGATGGCCGACCTCGTCGCCGGCGACCCGCGCGGCATCGTGCACGGGCGGAGCGCGACCCAACTCATCTACGACTTCTCCCGGCACCTGTCGAAGCAGTGGAAGCCCGGCGACGAGGTGCTCGTCACGCGGCTCGACCACGACTCGAACGTGCGGCCGTGGATCCAGGCGGCCGAGCACGTCGGCGCCGTCGCCCGGTTCGTCGACTTCGACCCCGCGACGGGCGAGCTCGACCCCGCTGCGTTCGCCGCGGCCCTCACCGACCGCACCAGGCTCGTCGCCGTCACGGCGGCGTCGAACCTCATCGGCACGATGCCCGACGTCCGCGCCATCGCCGATCTCGCGCACGCCGCCGGCGCCCTCGTGTTCGTCGACGGCGTGCACTTCACGGCGCACGAGCTGCCCGACGTGCAGGCGCTCGGCGCCGACTTCTTCGTGTGCTCGCCGTACAAGTTCCTGGGTCCGCACTGCGGAGTGCTCGCGGCATCCCCCGCGCTCCTCGAGACGGTCCGCCCCGACAAGCTGCTGCCCGCGACCGACGTCGTGCCCGAGCGGTTCGAGTTCGGCACGCTGCCGTACGAGACGCTCGCGGGGGTGACTGCGGCGGTCGACCACCTCGCCGGGCTGGCCGAAGCGACCGGCTCACGTCGTGAGCGATTGGATGCCTCGTACCGCGCCCTGCACGACCACGAAGCGGCGCTCCGCGCCCGCATCGACGACGCGCTCGCGCGCCTGCCCGAGGTCACCGTGCACTCGCGCGCGGCCCGCCGCACGCCGACGATCCTGATGACGTTCGCGGGGCGCGAGGCGGCGGATGTCTCCGCAGCCCTCGCCACGCAGAAGATCCTCGCGCCGTCGCACAACTTCTACGCGCTCGAGGCGTCCCGGCACCTCGGCCTCGGCGAGGCGGGCGGCCTGCGCGTCGGCCTCGCGCCCTACACCGACGATTCCGACGTCGAGCGACTGATCGAAGCCCTCGAAGGAGCACTGGCATGA
- a CDS encoding ABC transporter permease has protein sequence MRALASEFQKVFTTRMWWVLLIVLAAYVAFMSGGLGAFFGWVTANPEQAAAAGGGGGTGLPPGLDLAPLLYSFASSVGYVFPVLLGALAVTSEFRHKTLTPTFLATPNRGAVLSAKLVSQLVFGALFGVVGFAVSVGAGAGVLAAWGLDTGLDSTDTWALIGRGVLALALWGAIGVGLGSVVPNQVAAIVIVIAFTQFLEPILRFVSSLSDITAQIGKFLPGAASDALVGASFYSVAGMGATTSLEWWQGGLVLAGYAVILTIIGGLTTWRGDVS, from the coding sequence ATGCGCGCACTCGCCTCGGAGTTCCAGAAGGTCTTCACCACCCGCATGTGGTGGGTGCTCCTCATCGTGCTCGCCGCGTACGTCGCGTTCATGTCGGGCGGCCTGGGCGCGTTCTTCGGCTGGGTGACGGCGAACCCCGAGCAGGCCGCCGCCGCAGGCGGGGGCGGCGGCACGGGCCTCCCGCCCGGACTCGACCTCGCGCCGCTCCTGTACAGCTTCGCGTCGTCGGTCGGGTATGTGTTCCCGGTGCTCCTCGGCGCACTCGCGGTCACGAGCGAGTTCCGGCACAAGACGCTCACGCCGACGTTCCTCGCGACGCCGAACCGCGGCGCCGTGCTGAGCGCGAAGCTCGTCTCGCAGCTCGTGTTCGGCGCGCTCTTCGGGGTCGTCGGCTTCGCCGTCTCGGTCGGCGCGGGCGCGGGCGTCCTCGCCGCGTGGGGCCTCGACACCGGGCTCGACTCGACCGACACGTGGGCGCTCATCGGGCGCGGCGTGCTCGCCCTCGCCCTGTGGGGCGCGATCGGCGTCGGCCTCGGCTCGGTCGTGCCGAACCAGGTCGCGGCGATCGTCATCGTCATCGCGTTCACGCAGTTCCTCGAGCCGATCCTGCGGTTCGTGTCGTCGCTGTCGGACATCACGGCGCAGATCGGCAAGTTCCTGCCGGGCGCCGCGAGTGACGCACTCGTCGGTGCGTCGTTCTACAGCGTCGCCGGGATGGGCGCGACGACGTCGCTCGAGTGGTGGCAGGGCGGCCTCGTGCTGGCAGGCTATGCCGTCATCCTCACGATCATCGGCGGCCTCACGACGTGGCGGGGAGACGTCTCGTAG
- a CDS encoding ABC transporter ATP-binding protein, translating into MASGIPIEVSGLTKRFGQVTAVDDLSFRVEPGRVTGFLGPNGAGKTTTLRVLLGLERASAGTATFGGTPYTRLEKPVATVGAALDASFHPGRTARNHLAVYATATGIPKQRVGEVLDIVGLADYADRRAGGYSLGMRQRLALAYTLLGDPGVLVLDEPINGLDPEGIKWIRVFLQSLAKEGRTVLVSSHLLSEVQQSVDDVVIISRGKLVKSGPLSSLEIEASPSTVVDSPDRDRLRAALDQAGLAYSEGRNGFIVDEPDPGRVGHAAFTGGVELNSLHRLKSGLEESFLTLVGDIGPDGPDGHPVYPTGEEA; encoded by the coding sequence ATGGCGAGCGGCATCCCCATCGAAGTATCCGGGCTCACGAAGCGCTTCGGCCAGGTCACGGCCGTCGACGATCTGAGCTTCCGCGTCGAACCCGGCCGGGTGACGGGGTTCCTCGGGCCGAACGGCGCAGGCAAGACCACGACGCTCCGCGTGCTCCTCGGGCTCGAACGCGCGAGCGCGGGCACGGCGACGTTCGGCGGCACGCCGTACACGCGGCTCGAGAAGCCCGTCGCGACGGTGGGGGCCGCGCTCGACGCGAGCTTCCACCCGGGCCGCACGGCGCGCAACCACCTCGCGGTGTACGCGACGGCGACCGGCATCCCGAAGCAGCGCGTCGGCGAAGTGCTCGACATCGTGGGCCTCGCCGACTACGCCGACCGGCGTGCGGGCGGCTACTCCCTCGGCATGCGACAGCGCCTCGCGCTCGCGTACACGCTCCTCGGCGACCCGGGCGTGCTCGTGCTCGACGAGCCCATCAACGGGCTCGACCCCGAGGGCATCAAGTGGATCCGCGTGTTCCTGCAGTCGCTCGCGAAAGAGGGCCGCACGGTGCTCGTGAGCTCGCACCTCCTGAGCGAGGTGCAGCAGTCGGTCGACGACGTCGTCATCATCTCGCGCGGCAAGCTCGTGAAGTCGGGGCCGCTGTCGAGCCTCGAGATCGAGGCGAGCCCGAGCACCGTCGTCGACTCGCCCGACCGCGATCGCCTGCGGGCGGCGCTCGACCAGGCGGGTCTCGCGTACTCCGAGGGGCGCAACGGGTTCATCGTCGACGAGCCCGACCCCGGTCGCGTCGGCCACGCGGCGTTCACGGGCGGCGTCGAGCTCAACAGCCTGCACCGCCTGAAGTCGGGCCTCGAAGAGTCGTTCCTGACGCTTGTGGGCGATATCGGGCCCGACGGCCCCGACGGGCATCCCGTCTACCCGACCGGCGAGGAGGCCTGA
- a CDS encoding enoyl-CoA hydratase/isomerase family protein, which yields MSDFISATVADGVGHVTLDRPQAINALSYEMIRELAAVFDAWRTDTEVGLVVLDGAGDRGFCAGGDIRELYGYVTADEHETAHQFFRTEYRLDAAIARFPKPVVAIMDGITMGGGIGLSGHAAIRVVTERSRLAMPETRIGFTPDVGGTWLLGKAPGELGVHLALNSRVMDASDALYAGFADAFVPSERLPHLVQALHERADPGSPAEIVMLFDETPDPSPLALARGWIDACYSAPTVAEIVARLRAVADGRWDDAGLAESVNLDPEASAHAAAAAAELETLSPTSLTIALEAVRRARTLPRLEDALEQEFRAVAWFLEQPDLREGIRAQVIDKDRSPKWTPPKIADVPAGLAARALDDRRYAPVFG from the coding sequence GTGAGCGACTTCATCTCCGCGACGGTCGCCGACGGCGTCGGCCACGTCACGCTCGACCGTCCGCAGGCGATCAACGCCCTGAGCTACGAGATGATCCGCGAGCTCGCGGCCGTCTTCGACGCGTGGCGCACCGACACCGAGGTGGGGCTCGTCGTCCTCGACGGCGCGGGCGACCGCGGCTTCTGCGCGGGCGGAGACATCCGCGAGCTCTACGGCTACGTGACGGCCGACGAGCACGAGACCGCGCATCAGTTCTTCCGCACGGAGTATCGGCTCGACGCCGCGATCGCACGCTTCCCGAAGCCCGTCGTCGCGATCATGGACGGCATCACGATGGGCGGCGGCATCGGCCTCTCGGGGCATGCCGCGATCCGCGTCGTGACCGAGCGGTCGCGGCTCGCGATGCCCGAGACGCGCATCGGCTTCACACCCGATGTCGGCGGCACGTGGCTGCTCGGCAAGGCGCCGGGTGAGTTGGGCGTGCACCTCGCGCTCAATTCGAGGGTCATGGATGCCTCGGACGCGCTCTATGCCGGATTCGCCGACGCGTTCGTGCCGAGCGAGCGGCTGCCGCACCTTGTGCAGGCGCTCCATGAACGCGCCGACCCGGGCAGCCCAGCCGAGATCGTCATGCTCTTCGACGAGACGCCCGACCCGTCGCCGCTCGCGCTCGCGCGCGGCTGGATCGACGCGTGCTACTCGGCCCCCACGGTCGCCGAGATCGTCGCGCGCCTGCGTGCCGTCGCCGACGGCCGGTGGGATGACGCGGGGCTCGCCGAGTCCGTGAACCTCGACCCCGAGGCATCCGCCCACGCGGCCGCCGCCGCGGCCGAGCTCGAGACGCTCTCGCCGACCTCGCTCACGATCGCCCTCGAGGCGGTGCGCCGTGCTCGCACGCTGCCGCGCCTCGAAGACGCGTTGGAGCAGGAGTTCCGCGCGGTCGCGTGGTTCCTCGAACAGCCCGATCTCCGTGAGGGCATCCGCGCCCAGGTGATCGACAAGGACCGCAGCCCGAAGTGGACGCCGCCGAAGATCGCAGACGTGCCTGCCGGACTCGCCGCGCGTGCGCTCGACGACCGGCGCTACGCGCCCGTGTTCGGATAG
- a CDS encoding aminotransferase class V-fold PLP-dependent enzyme produces MEGMTSIGSDSVGGRSVADIRNDFPYFSAGASPAASVAYLDSAATSQRPRQVLDAERDYLEHHLAAVHRGASAAVGESTTRFEDARETVARFVGAGDREIVWAENATDALNIVALGMADAAAGLGAPEASRFVLGPGDEIVVTEAEHHANLIPWQRLAKRTGATLVPVRVDEHGLWSLDAMAAAITSRTKVVAFAEVSNVTGYLAPVQDVAELAHRVGALVVLDACQSVPHRPVDFGASGVDFAAFSGHKMLGPNGIGVLYGRAELLDALPPARTGGSTITTVTLEEANFLPAPQRFEAGTQPVSQVIALGEAVRYLDAIGMDALAAHEQAFADRVTDAVAALPGVRIVGPRPGEPRAGLVSVAVDGVHAHDVGQVLDDAGVIVRVGHHCAQPLHRALGLTATTRASSHVYTTTDEADRFVDALSGVRKFFGLEGKAS; encoded by the coding sequence ATGGAGGGGATGACTTCCATCGGCTCCGACTCGGTGGGCGGCCGCTCGGTCGCCGACATCCGAAACGACTTCCCGTACTTCTCCGCAGGCGCGAGCCCCGCGGCATCCGTCGCCTACCTCGACTCGGCCGCGACCTCGCAGCGCCCGCGGCAGGTGCTCGACGCCGAACGCGACTACCTCGAACACCATCTCGCGGCCGTGCACCGTGGCGCGAGCGCCGCGGTCGGCGAGTCGACGACCCGGTTCGAAGACGCGCGTGAGACCGTTGCGCGGTTCGTCGGCGCGGGCGACCGCGAGATCGTGTGGGCCGAGAACGCGACCGATGCGCTCAACATCGTCGCGCTCGGCATGGCCGACGCCGCTGCCGGATTGGGCGCCCCCGAGGCATCCCGGTTCGTGCTCGGCCCGGGCGACGAGATCGTCGTGACCGAGGCCGAGCATCACGCGAATCTCATCCCGTGGCAGCGACTCGCGAAGCGCACGGGCGCGACGCTCGTGCCCGTCAGGGTCGACGAACACGGCCTATGGTCGCTCGATGCGATGGCGGCGGCGATCACGTCGCGCACGAAGGTCGTCGCGTTCGCCGAGGTGTCGAACGTCACGGGGTATCTCGCCCCGGTTCAGGATGTCGCGGAGCTCGCCCACCGGGTCGGGGCCCTCGTCGTGCTCGACGCGTGCCAGTCGGTGCCGCACCGGCCCGTCGACTTCGGCGCCTCCGGCGTCGACTTCGCGGCGTTCTCGGGGCACAAGATGCTCGGCCCGAACGGCATCGGCGTGCTCTACGGCCGCGCCGAACTCCTCGACGCGCTGCCTCCGGCCCGCACGGGCGGGTCGACGATCACGACGGTGACGCTTGAGGAGGCGAACTTCCTTCCGGCGCCGCAGCGGTTCGAGGCGGGCACGCAGCCCGTGTCCCAGGTCATCGCCCTCGGCGAGGCCGTGCGCTACCTCGACGCGATCGGCATGGACGCCCTCGCCGCCCACGAGCAGGCGTTCGCCGACCGCGTGACCGACGCCGTCGCCGCCCTGCCGGGGGTGCGCATCGTCGGACCTCGCCCCGGCGAGCCGCGCGCGGGTCTCGTGTCGGTCGCGGTCGACGGCGTGCACGCACACGACGTCGGGCAGGTGCTCGATGATGCGGGCGTCATCGTGCGCGTCGGCCACCACTGTGCGCAGCCGCTCCACCGGGCGCTCGGCCTCACCGCCACGACGCGCGCGTCGTCGCACGTCTACACGACGACCGACGAGGCCGACCGGTTCGTCGACGCGCTCTCGGGCGTGCGCAAGTTCTTCGGTCTCGAAGGGAAGGCCTCGTGA
- a CDS encoding DUF1304 domain-containing protein, giving the protein MLALIASIFVALAALLHGYIFVMESVWWTRPSIWKRFGVADQAAADTTKPMAYNQGFYNLFLGIGAIVGLVLFWAGAVDVGKALVLFTTACMALAAGVLTTTGPGYLKPALVQGTLPLIGFVLFLFA; this is encoded by the coding sequence ATGCTGGCACTCATCGCGTCGATCTTCGTGGCCCTCGCCGCGCTCCTGCACGGCTACATCTTCGTCATGGAGAGCGTGTGGTGGACGCGCCCCTCGATCTGGAAGCGGTTCGGCGTCGCCGACCAGGCGGCGGCCGACACGACCAAGCCCATGGCCTACAACCAGGGCTTCTACAACCTGTTCCTCGGTATCGGTGCGATCGTCGGACTCGTGCTGTTCTGGGCCGGCGCGGTCGACGTCGGCAAGGCGCTCGTGCTCTTCACGACGGCGTGCATGGCCCTCGCCGCGGGCGTACTGACGACGACGGGCCCCGGCTACCTGAAGCCCGCGCTCGTCCAGGGCACGCTGCCGCTCATCGGCTTCGTGCTGTTCCTGTTCGCGTAG
- a CDS encoding YbhB/YbcL family Raf kinase inhibitor-like protein, translated as MFAHDPYAQLHELKPVGTFTVTSTDFADGETLPKRFWGAGAGGEDVSPELSWSGFPPETKSFAVTCYDPDAPTASGWWHWAVANLPARVTSLETGAGASGYELPNRAVTILNEGRNRQYNGPTPPAGTGVHRYFFVVHALDVEALDLPEDGTPALLGFLLHFHTLARGIIVGLASGD; from the coding sequence ATGTTCGCACACGACCCCTATGCCCAATTGCACGAGTTGAAGCCCGTCGGCACGTTCACGGTCACGAGCACCGACTTCGCCGACGGCGAGACGCTGCCCAAGCGCTTCTGGGGCGCCGGAGCGGGCGGCGAGGACGTCTCGCCCGAGCTCTCATGGAGCGGGTTCCCGCCCGAGACGAAGTCGTTCGCGGTGACCTGTTACGACCCCGATGCGCCGACCGCGTCGGGCTGGTGGCACTGGGCGGTCGCGAACCTGCCCGCGCGCGTGACGTCGCTCGAGACGGGCGCCGGGGCGTCGGGGTACGAGCTGCCGAACCGCGCCGTGACGATCCTCAACGAGGGCCGCAACCGCCAGTACAACGGGCCGACGCCGCCCGCAGGCACGGGCGTGCACCGGTACTTCTTCGTCGTGCACGCGCTCGACGTCGAAGCGCTCGACCTGCCCGAAGACGGCACGCCTGCGCTCCTCGGCTTCCTCCTGCACTTCCACACGCTCGCGCGCGGCATCATCGTCGGGCTCGCGTCGGGCGACTGA